A DNA window from Setaria viridis chromosome 2, Setaria_viridis_v4.0, whole genome shotgun sequence contains the following coding sequences:
- the LOC117845314 gene encoding uncharacterized protein isoform X3 — translation MDRRPERKAKRAREEDADAAPDFPFEEAAAAALGADDDAGEASRRPPGVFRFPWQKCRGGLGVSPGAGAGGAGWELRDVFFRSLVDGGAAAIGVPGDRLVSPPRSKRALLDGVDAWLAAAADGEVDPVWRSALMSRRGPASSAA, via the coding sequence ATGGATCGGCGGCCGGAGCGcaaggcgaagcgcgcgcgggaggaggatgccgatgcCGCGCCGGACTTCCCgttcgaggaggcggcggccgcggcgttgggggcggacgacgacgccggggaGGCGTCGCGGCGGCCCCCCGGGGTGTTCCGGTTCCCGTGGCAGAAGTGCCGCGGTGGGCTTGGCGTgtcccccggcgccggcgccggcggcgcggggtgggAGCTGCGGGACGTCTTCTTCCGCTCCCTCGTCGACGGAGGCGCCGCGGCCATCGGCGTGCCGGGGGACCGCCTGGTGTCACCGCCGCGCAGCAAGCGCGCGCTCCTCGACGGCGTCGACGCGtggctcgccgcggccgcggacggCGAGGTGGACCCGGTCTGGCGGTCCGCGCTCATGTCCCGCCGCGGGCCGGCCTCGTCGGCCGCGTGA
- the LOC117845313 gene encoding probable galacturonosyltransferase 4 isoform X2: MFLHGVASNKSPFWKSLAFNPCAHKDVRPCISRRPCFANIAGLKMASAAFDREDAPNLVWPQIAASLAKDLTIERLGEHKNRVLSATDHWQAVEGASSRSRVPGKPDASVLREESETRNADEEDAPVIEGNERARLGQGGVIKQVVGSEASADGFGEPRDGKEAVLQNGEEVGIKLLHPIDAEHKEGSDEAGENIVSGMHTVGNLNSSSSETRDATTSRKHQTRVSNNNSARSTANRSAGRSTTSPDATIHIIKDQLTRAKTYLGFVASRGNHGFARELRARMRDIQRALGDATSDRQLPQNVHSKIRAMEQTLVKVRKIHDSCSGAVNRLRTVLHSTEQQLESNKRQANYLAQVAAKSLPKGLHCLTLRLTNEYYFTNPKNKDFPYAEKLEDPKLYHYALFSDNVLAAAVVVNSTLVHAKKPENHVFHIVTDRLNYAAMKMWFLANPLGKAAIQVQNIEEFTWLNSTYSPVLKQLESRFMIDYYFRNGHARPDENPKFRNPKYLSILNHLRFYLPEIFPKLNKVLFLDDDTVVQRDLTALWLVDLKGKVNGAVETCRETFHRFDKYLNFSNPLIAKNFDPHACGWAYGMNMFDLSEWRKQNITEVYHTWQKLNENRLLWKLGTLPAGLVTFWNRTFPLDRSWHQLGLGYNPNVNEKDIRRAAVIHYNGNLKPWLEIGLPKYRKYWSRHVDFDQVFLRECNINP, encoded by the exons ATGTTCCTGCATGGTGTGGCCTCAAACAAATCCCCATTCTGGAAGTCTTTGGCTTTCAATCCTTGTGCACATAAAGATGTCCGGCCCTGTATCAGTCGTCGTCCCTGTTTTGCCAACATTGCAGGATTAAAAA TGGCGAGCGCCGCGTTCGATCGGGAGGACGCGCCCAATCTGGTGTGGCCGCAGATAGCTGCGTCCCTGGCCAAAG ATTTGACCATCGAGAGGCTTGGGGAGCACAAGAACCGTGTGCTATCAGCAACAGATCACTGGCAGGCAGTTGAGGGAGCGAGTAGTAGGAGCCGTGTGCCCGGAAAGCCTGATGCGAGCGTACTGAGGGAGGAGTCTGAGACACGGAAtgcggatgaggaagatgcccCAGTTATTGAGGGGAATGAGAGGGCACGGTTGGGCCAGGGTGGTGTGATCAAGCAGGTTGTTGGAAGTGAGGCAAGTGCAGATGGATTTGGTGAGCCcagggatggcaaggaagctgtACTGCAGAATGGAGAAGAGGTTGGGATAAAGTTGCTGCATCCAATTGATGCAGAGCacaaggagggatcggatgaaGCAGGGGAGAACATCGTTTCTGGAATGCACACTGTAGGAAACCTGAATTCATCTTCTAGTGAG ACTAGAGATGCTACTACCTCCAGAAAGCATCAAACAAGGGTGAGCAACAATAATTCTGCTCGTAGCACAGCAAACAGAAGTGCTGGTCGGTCCACAACATCACCAGATGCAACAATTCACATCATCAAGGACCAGTTGACAAGAGCAAAGACATATCTTGGATTTGTTGCATCTAGAGGCAATCATGGATTTGCAAGGGAGCTCCGTGCACGGATGAGGGATATACAACGAGCACTAGGTGATGCGACTAGCGACCGGCAGCTACCTCAAAA TGTCCACAGCAAAATTAGAGCAATGGAGCAGACACTGGTGAAGGTCAGGAAAATTCATGATAGCTGCTCAGGTGCTGTAAACAGGCTCCGTACAGTCCTTCACTCAACAGAGCAGCAACTCGAATCAAACAAAAGACAAGCCAACTATTTAGCGCAAGTAGCAGCTAAATCACTACCCAAGGGTCTCCATTGCCTTACACTGAGGCTTACAAATGAGTATTATTTCACCAACCCAAAGAATAAGGATTTTCCATATGCGGAAAAGCTGGAAGACCCCAAACTCTATCACTATGCCTTGTTTTCTGACAATGTATTGGCTGCTGCAGTGGTTGTTAACTCAACACTTGTTCATGCTAAG AAACCAGAAAACCATGTTTTCCACATTGTGACAGATAGGCTTAACTACGCTGCAATGAAAATGTGGTTCTTGGCTAATCCATTGGGTAAAGCTGCTATTCAGGTTCAGAACATTGAAGAGTTTACATGGTTAAATTCAACCTACAGTCCAGTCCTGAAACAGCTGGAATCCCGGTTTATGATTGATTACTACTTCAGAAATGGGCATGCTAGGCCTGATGAAAATCCTAAGTTTCGGAATCCCAAATACTTATCAATTCTCAATCATCTGAGGTTCTATCTTCCTGAGATTTTCCCAAAGCTTAACAAGGTGTTATTTCTAGACGATGATACTGTAGTGCAACGGGACTTAACTGCACTTTGGTTGGTAGATCTCAAAGGCAAGGTTAATGGTGCTGTTGAGACTTGTAGGGAGACATTCCATAGGTTTGATAAGTACCTCAACTTCTCAAATCCTCTTATTGCCAAGAATTTTGATCCACATGCATGCGGTTGGGCATATGGCATGAACATGTTTGATTTGTCCGAGTGGAGAAAGCAAAACATCACTGAGGTCTACCATACCTGGCAAAAGCTG AATGAAAACAGACTATTGTGGAAGCTAGGCACACTCCCTGCTGGTCTTGTAACATTCTGGAACCGTACGTTCCCTCTTGATCGTTCCTGGCATCAGTTGGGGCTTGGGTACAACCCAAATGTCAACGAAAAGGATATCAGGCGGGCGGCTGTCATCCACTACAATGGAAATCTGAAACCCTGGCTTGAGATTGGATTGCCCAAATACCGCAAGTACTGGTCGAGACATGTCGATTTCGATCAAGTGTTTCTACGGGAGTGCAATATAAATCCCTGA
- the LOC117845313 gene encoding probable galacturonosyltransferase 4 isoform X1: MLRGRRRCRGAVLLLLLASVLAPLVLYGGSPVSVAPLPDSTVASAAFDREDAPNLVWPQIAASLAKDLTIERLGEHKNRVLSATDHWQAVEGASSRSRVPGKPDASVLREESETRNADEEDAPVIEGNERARLGQGGVIKQVVGSEASADGFGEPRDGKEAVLQNGEEVGIKLLHPIDAEHKEGSDEAGENIVSGMHTVGNLNSSSSETRDATTSRKHQTRVSNNNSARSTANRSAGRSTTSPDATIHIIKDQLTRAKTYLGFVASRGNHGFARELRARMRDIQRALGDATSDRQLPQNVHSKIRAMEQTLVKVRKIHDSCSGAVNRLRTVLHSTEQQLESNKRQANYLAQVAAKSLPKGLHCLTLRLTNEYYFTNPKNKDFPYAEKLEDPKLYHYALFSDNVLAAAVVVNSTLVHAKKPENHVFHIVTDRLNYAAMKMWFLANPLGKAAIQVQNIEEFTWLNSTYSPVLKQLESRFMIDYYFRNGHARPDENPKFRNPKYLSILNHLRFYLPEIFPKLNKVLFLDDDTVVQRDLTALWLVDLKGKVNGAVETCRETFHRFDKYLNFSNPLIAKNFDPHACGWAYGMNMFDLSEWRKQNITEVYHTWQKLNENRLLWKLGTLPAGLVTFWNRTFPLDRSWHQLGLGYNPNVNEKDIRRAAVIHYNGNLKPWLEIGLPKYRKYWSRHVDFDQVFLRECNINP; the protein is encoded by the exons ATgctgcgggggcggcggcggtgccggggcgcggtgctgctgctgctcctcgcgtCGGTGCTCGCGCCCCTCGTGCTCTACGGGGGCTCCCCCGTCTCGGTCGCGCCCCTCCCGGACTCCACCG TGGCGAGCGCCGCGTTCGATCGGGAGGACGCGCCCAATCTGGTGTGGCCGCAGATAGCTGCGTCCCTGGCCAAAG ATTTGACCATCGAGAGGCTTGGGGAGCACAAGAACCGTGTGCTATCAGCAACAGATCACTGGCAGGCAGTTGAGGGAGCGAGTAGTAGGAGCCGTGTGCCCGGAAAGCCTGATGCGAGCGTACTGAGGGAGGAGTCTGAGACACGGAAtgcggatgaggaagatgcccCAGTTATTGAGGGGAATGAGAGGGCACGGTTGGGCCAGGGTGGTGTGATCAAGCAGGTTGTTGGAAGTGAGGCAAGTGCAGATGGATTTGGTGAGCCcagggatggcaaggaagctgtACTGCAGAATGGAGAAGAGGTTGGGATAAAGTTGCTGCATCCAATTGATGCAGAGCacaaggagggatcggatgaaGCAGGGGAGAACATCGTTTCTGGAATGCACACTGTAGGAAACCTGAATTCATCTTCTAGTGAG ACTAGAGATGCTACTACCTCCAGAAAGCATCAAACAAGGGTGAGCAACAATAATTCTGCTCGTAGCACAGCAAACAGAAGTGCTGGTCGGTCCACAACATCACCAGATGCAACAATTCACATCATCAAGGACCAGTTGACAAGAGCAAAGACATATCTTGGATTTGTTGCATCTAGAGGCAATCATGGATTTGCAAGGGAGCTCCGTGCACGGATGAGGGATATACAACGAGCACTAGGTGATGCGACTAGCGACCGGCAGCTACCTCAAAA TGTCCACAGCAAAATTAGAGCAATGGAGCAGACACTGGTGAAGGTCAGGAAAATTCATGATAGCTGCTCAGGTGCTGTAAACAGGCTCCGTACAGTCCTTCACTCAACAGAGCAGCAACTCGAATCAAACAAAAGACAAGCCAACTATTTAGCGCAAGTAGCAGCTAAATCACTACCCAAGGGTCTCCATTGCCTTACACTGAGGCTTACAAATGAGTATTATTTCACCAACCCAAAGAATAAGGATTTTCCATATGCGGAAAAGCTGGAAGACCCCAAACTCTATCACTATGCCTTGTTTTCTGACAATGTATTGGCTGCTGCAGTGGTTGTTAACTCAACACTTGTTCATGCTAAG AAACCAGAAAACCATGTTTTCCACATTGTGACAGATAGGCTTAACTACGCTGCAATGAAAATGTGGTTCTTGGCTAATCCATTGGGTAAAGCTGCTATTCAGGTTCAGAACATTGAAGAGTTTACATGGTTAAATTCAACCTACAGTCCAGTCCTGAAACAGCTGGAATCCCGGTTTATGATTGATTACTACTTCAGAAATGGGCATGCTAGGCCTGATGAAAATCCTAAGTTTCGGAATCCCAAATACTTATCAATTCTCAATCATCTGAGGTTCTATCTTCCTGAGATTTTCCCAAAGCTTAACAAGGTGTTATTTCTAGACGATGATACTGTAGTGCAACGGGACTTAACTGCACTTTGGTTGGTAGATCTCAAAGGCAAGGTTAATGGTGCTGTTGAGACTTGTAGGGAGACATTCCATAGGTTTGATAAGTACCTCAACTTCTCAAATCCTCTTATTGCCAAGAATTTTGATCCACATGCATGCGGTTGGGCATATGGCATGAACATGTTTGATTTGTCCGAGTGGAGAAAGCAAAACATCACTGAGGTCTACCATACCTGGCAAAAGCTG AATGAAAACAGACTATTGTGGAAGCTAGGCACACTCCCTGCTGGTCTTGTAACATTCTGGAACCGTACGTTCCCTCTTGATCGTTCCTGGCATCAGTTGGGGCTTGGGTACAACCCAAATGTCAACGAAAAGGATATCAGGCGGGCGGCTGTCATCCACTACAATGGAAATCTGAAACCCTGGCTTGAGATTGGATTGCCCAAATACCGCAAGTACTGGTCGAGACATGTCGATTTCGATCAAGTGTTTCTACGGGAGTGCAATATAAATCCCTGA
- the LOC117842640 gene encoding uncharacterized protein has translation MGADQFLSISEGGLGGEAVYCAVILWLSVVSWIIFSWVGGDEDGMRRGRRRRGSRGSPVFVGAAGICDGTGPGCSGGYGICGTCID, from the coding sequence ATGGGGGCGGATCAGTTCCTGAGCATATCGGAGGGCGGGCTCGGCGGGGAGGCGGTCTACTGCGCGGTCATCCTGTGGCTGTCCGTGGTGTCGTGGATCATCTTCTCCTGGGTCGGCGGGGACGAGGACGGgatgaggagggggaggaggcgccgGGGCAGCCGCGGGAGCCCCGTGTTCGTCGGCGCCGCGGGGATCTGCGACGGCACGGGGCCAGGGTGCAGCGGCGGCTACGGCATCTGCGGAACCTGCATCGACTAG